From one Ictalurus punctatus breed USDA103 chromosome 20, Coco_2.0, whole genome shotgun sequence genomic stretch:
- the LOC108280415 gene encoding rho GTPase-activating protein 29 isoform X1, protein MSRPTDVLMGLSSLGIVGNDPDYITQLVSDVRRFAEVLLSLKETFSSTVDTGAECVGEVVRERLAELLQVLRCVINKHQALNSEEILSAAGALIAKVKGLNLKEVNEEDQRGVFREIYTSIDTLAFKFGNVVSDFLMGDADCGSGVELSQTRRSRSFENLSGEHKELADFELSPVQRVDQALQQNDSGVESALLYAKAWSKYAKDVLSWVEKRLGLDMECAKGFAKMAESAKAVAAQQDYMPFRGVYVSAFENELDYSHTLLQTATSLQTNKFIQPLVVRKTELDKLRKELKEQWQREQKKMIEADSAVRKAQLLHTQRREEYEKARGSHGRTGDEQTHAGGRTQERKRKMEEEALQKAEDAQEHYRVCVADAEAKKVDLTKTKSEILTQLRELIFQCDLTLKAVTVNWFQMLYNQVVSVPVQYQTLCDQVKQYEPGQCYSEFVHSLPKERVWLEALSHGHAGASRTGMPFHKRSLSSTHSSQGNLSQLSADEVNSPVHKRVSKMDEPPSNSGSADIHGLKGGMCSDSESVGGSSESRSVDSPTASPGDFKRRLPRTPSTGTMSSADDLDERELPSPSDNGVSEMVTQTANSPGPFRNTQMSKAAHTHKLRKLRAPSKCRECDSLVVFHGAECEECSLACHKKCLETLAIQCGHKKLQGRLHLFGIDFSQVSKNSADGIPFIIRKCTSEIESRALNIKGIYRLNGAKSRVEKLCQAFENGKDLVELSELYPHDISNVLKLYLRQLPEPLILYRYYNEIVGLAKEAKSITADNTHTPQLSVELNRVILKIRDLLRHLPPAHYRTLHFLITHLHRVSEHAEENKMDVRNLGIIFGPTLIKPRRLDADVSLSSLVDYPYQALMVELLIQHHLKIFDVQLSPAHSTNPPLSRCSQSLLDIKESSKAHKRYSSVLPSSHRVDEVKEVHLASGHEGKEDTAADSTDGVSGVGSLLAVSRLSTNANVSLVKLRPPRTHYLSRPVSLPVDRLLNERNMAERENLGGAIPEKPEAEKAESRTYRTPFVHTHTLRRTWDKQYRHYDVTPRTAMIVANLPPSGAVGGAKTETAKPDTTKPDGSKTATAEARSGALSQNSSYASTMRPFRRDSSMSDKDVPITFRSTRTLRPPPGTFYRPPHLHVKTPDTEKNANVSPNTTVTTLSVTIAAPLATLNVCPTSAALSVTPTSPSTGSDTSAKEEVQTESQSDDVNENKSVYQRLRESQHSHREARFV, encoded by the exons tggacACAGGGGCGGAGTGTGTGGGTGAGGTGGTGAGGGAGAGACTTGCTGAGCTGCTGCaggtgttgaggtgtgtgatcAATAAACACCAGGCGTTGAACTCGGAGGAGATCCTCAGTGCTGCAGGAGCGCTCATCGccaaggtcaaag GACTGAACTTAAAGGAGGTGAATGAAGAAGACCAGAGGGGCGTGTTTCGTGAGATTTACACGTCCATCGACACGTTGGCCTTCAAGTTTGGCAATGT AGTGTCAGATTTCCTTATGGGAGATGCGGACTGCGGCTCCGGAGTGGAGCTCTCCCAGACCAGGAGGAGCCGA TCGTTTGAGAACCTCTCTGGAGAACACAAAGAACTGGCAG ACTTTGAGCTGTCCCCCGTACAGAGAGTGGACCAGGCCCTGCAGCAGAATGACAGTGGAGTTGAGTCGGCTCTGCTCTACGCCAAGGCCTGGTCCAAATACGCCAAGGACGTCCTGAGCTGGGTGGAGAAACGCCTCGGGCTGG ATATGGAGTGTGCTAAAGGATTTGCTAAGATGGCTGAATCAGCGAAAGCCGTAGCAGCTCAGCAG gACTACATGCCCTTCAGAGGGGTTTATGTGTCTGCGTTTGAGAACGAGCTGGATTACAGTCACACTCTCCTCCAGACAGCTACATCTCTCCAAACCAACAAGTTCATTCAG CCGCTGGTGGTGCGGAAAACCGAGCTGGACAAACTGAGGAAGGAATTAAAAGAGCAGTGGCAGAGGGAGCAGAAGAAAATG attGAAGCTGACAGTGCGGTGCGTAAAGCTCAACTCCTTCACACGCAGCGTAGGGAGGAGTACGAGAAGGCTCGCGGTTCTCACGGTCGAACGGGAGATGAGCAAACACACGCAGGAGGGAGAAcgcaggagaggaagaggaagatggAGGAAGAGGCTCTGCAGAAG GCTGAAGACGCTCAGGAACACTACAGAGTGTGTGTTGCTGACGCTGAAGCCAAAAAAGTCGATCTGACCAAAACAAAGAGTGAAATCCTCACTCAGCTCCGAGAGCTCATCTTCCAGTGTGACCTCACCCTCAAAGCT gtgacaGTGAACTGGTTCCAGATGCTGTATAATCAGGTGGTGTCGGTTCCTGTACAGTACCAGACGCTGTGTGATCAGGTGAAGCAGTATGAACCCGGACAATGTTACTCAGAGTTTGTACACAGTTTACCTAAAGAGCGCGTGTGGCTGGAGGCGCTGTCTCACGGGCATGCGGGAGCGTCCAGGACAGG CATGCCCTTCCATAAGAGATCACTGAGCAGTACACACTCCTCTCAGGGGAACCTGTCTCAGCTCTCTGCCGATGAAGTGAACAGTCCTGTTCATAAACGCGTCAGCAAGATGGACGAACCACCATCCAACAGTGGCTCAGCCGACATCCacg gtctgaAGGGAGGGATGTGCAGTGATTCAGAAAGCGTAGGAGGAAGCAGTGAGTCTCGGTCTGTGGATTCTCCCACTGCCAGTCCAg gggatTTTAAGCGGAGACTTCCCAGAACTCCATCCACAGGCACCATGTCATCTGCTGATGATTTAGACGAAAGAGAACTTCCTTCACCTTCAGACaacg gtgtgagtgagatgGTGACACAGACAGCGAATTCTCCCGGTCCTTTCAGAAACACTCAGATGTCCAAAgcggctcacacacacaaactgaggAAACTGCGCGCTCCGTCTAAGTGCAGGGAGTGTGACAGCCTGGTGGTGTTCCATGGAGCCGAGTGTGAGGAG tGTTCTTTAGCGTGTCATAAGAAGTGTCTGGAGACCTTGGCGATTCAGTGTGGCCATAAGAAGCTGCAGGGGAGGCTGCACTTATTCGGCATTGATTTCTCTCAGGTGTCTAAGAACAGCGCAGATGGAATTCCCTTCATCATCAGGAAGTGCACTTCAGAGATCGAGAGTCGCGCCCTGAACATCAAG GGAATTTATCGTTTAAATGGAGCAAAGTCTCGAGTGGAGAAACTCTGTCAGGCGTTTGAGAACGGAAAAGACCTGGTGGAGCTGTCAGAGCTGTATCCACACGACATCAGCAACGTGCTCAAACTGTACCTGAGACAG ctaccCGAGCCATTGATCCTGTACAGGTATTATAATGAGATTGTTGGTCTGGCTAAAGAAGCTAAGAGCATAACAGcggacaacacacacacacctcaactcAGCGTCGAGCTCAACCGAGTCATCCTCAAAATACGAGACCTGCTGAGACACCTTCCTCCTGCACACTACAGAACCCTGCACTTCCTCATCACTCACCTGCACAG agTGTCCGAGCATGCGGAGGAGAATAAAATGGACGTGAGGAATCTGGGGATTATCTTCGGCCCGACGCTGATTAAACCTCGGCGGTTGGATGCGGACGTGTCCCTGTCCTCCCTGGTGGACTACCCCTACCAGGCTCTGATGGTGGAGCTGCTCATTCAACACCATCTGAAGATTTTTGACGTCcagttaagccccgcccactccaCCAACCCTCCACTCAGCCGCTGCTCACAGTCTCTCCTGGACATCAAAGAG AGCTCTAAAGCCCATAAGAGATACTCGTCTGTTCTTCCCTCATCACACCGAGTGGATGAAGTGAAGGAAGTGCACTTAGCAAGTGGACATGAGGGGAAAGAGGACACAGCCG ctgacaGTACAGATGGTGTAAGCGGTGTTGGATCGTTGCTAGCTGTCAGTCGCCTCAGTACAAATGCAAATGTCTCCCTGGTGAAGCTCCGCCCACCACGAACCCACTACCTGTCCCGCCCCGTGAGTTTACCCGTGGACCGCCTGCTTAACGAACGCAACATGGCTGAGCGAGAGAACTTGGGCGGGGCCATCCCAGAGAAACCGGAGGCAGAGAAAGCGGAGAGCCGCACCTACCGCACCCCCttcgtccacacacacaccctgagaCGCACCTGGGACAAACAGTACCGCCATTATGATGTCACGCCTCGCACTGCCATGATCGTTGCCAACCTCCCGCCCTCAGGGGCAGTGGGCGGAGCCAAAACCGAAACTGCCAAACCGGACACAACCAAACCGGACGGCTCCAAAACAGCCACTGCAGAAGCACGGAGCGGCGCTTTATCTCAGAACAGTTCATACGCCTCTACCATGCGTCCATTCCGGCGAGACAGTAGCATGAGCGATAAGGACGTTCCAATCACATTCAGATCAACGCGGACACTCCGGCCTCCACCCGGAACTTTCTACAGGCCTCCACACCTCCATGTTAAAACTCCAGACACGGAAAAGAACGCTAACGTTTCCCCGAACACCACCGTAACCACACTGTCCGTCACTATAGCTGCACCGCTAGCCACGCTAAATGTGTGTCCAACCTCAGCTGCACTGTCAGTCACGCCCACATCACCGtcaacaggaagtgacacgAGTGCTAAAGAGGAAGTGCAGACGGAGTCCCAGTCGGACGATGTGAATGAGAATAAATCTGTGTATCAGAGACTAAGAGAGAGCCAGCACTCACACCGAGAGGCACGCTTTGTAtaa
- the LOC108280415 gene encoding rho GTPase-activating protein 29 isoform X2, with protein MGDADCGSGVELSQTRRSRSFENLSGEHKELADFELSPVQRVDQALQQNDSGVESALLYAKAWSKYAKDVLSWVEKRLGLDMECAKGFAKMAESAKAVAAQQDYMPFRGVYVSAFENELDYSHTLLQTATSLQTNKFIQPLVVRKTELDKLRKELKEQWQREQKKMIEADSAVRKAQLLHTQRREEYEKARGSHGRTGDEQTHAGGRTQERKRKMEEEALQKAEDAQEHYRVCVADAEAKKVDLTKTKSEILTQLRELIFQCDLTLKAVTVNWFQMLYNQVVSVPVQYQTLCDQVKQYEPGQCYSEFVHSLPKERVWLEALSHGHAGASRTGMPFHKRSLSSTHSSQGNLSQLSADEVNSPVHKRVSKMDEPPSNSGSADIHGLKGGMCSDSESVGGSSESRSVDSPTASPGDFKRRLPRTPSTGTMSSADDLDERELPSPSDNGVSEMVTQTANSPGPFRNTQMSKAAHTHKLRKLRAPSKCRECDSLVVFHGAECEECSLACHKKCLETLAIQCGHKKLQGRLHLFGIDFSQVSKNSADGIPFIIRKCTSEIESRALNIKGIYRLNGAKSRVEKLCQAFENGKDLVELSELYPHDISNVLKLYLRQLPEPLILYRYYNEIVGLAKEAKSITADNTHTPQLSVELNRVILKIRDLLRHLPPAHYRTLHFLITHLHRVSEHAEENKMDVRNLGIIFGPTLIKPRRLDADVSLSSLVDYPYQALMVELLIQHHLKIFDVQLSPAHSTNPPLSRCSQSLLDIKESSKAHKRYSSVLPSSHRVDEVKEVHLASGHEGKEDTAADSTDGVSGVGSLLAVSRLSTNANVSLVKLRPPRTHYLSRPVSLPVDRLLNERNMAERENLGGAIPEKPEAEKAESRTYRTPFVHTHTLRRTWDKQYRHYDVTPRTAMIVANLPPSGAVGGAKTETAKPDTTKPDGSKTATAEARSGALSQNSSYASTMRPFRRDSSMSDKDVPITFRSTRTLRPPPGTFYRPPHLHVKTPDTEKNANVSPNTTVTTLSVTIAAPLATLNVCPTSAALSVTPTSPSTGSDTSAKEEVQTESQSDDVNENKSVYQRLRESQHSHREARFV; from the exons ATGGGAGATGCGGACTGCGGCTCCGGAGTGGAGCTCTCCCAGACCAGGAGGAGCCGA TCGTTTGAGAACCTCTCTGGAGAACACAAAGAACTGGCAG ACTTTGAGCTGTCCCCCGTACAGAGAGTGGACCAGGCCCTGCAGCAGAATGACAGTGGAGTTGAGTCGGCTCTGCTCTACGCCAAGGCCTGGTCCAAATACGCCAAGGACGTCCTGAGCTGGGTGGAGAAACGCCTCGGGCTGG ATATGGAGTGTGCTAAAGGATTTGCTAAGATGGCTGAATCAGCGAAAGCCGTAGCAGCTCAGCAG gACTACATGCCCTTCAGAGGGGTTTATGTGTCTGCGTTTGAGAACGAGCTGGATTACAGTCACACTCTCCTCCAGACAGCTACATCTCTCCAAACCAACAAGTTCATTCAG CCGCTGGTGGTGCGGAAAACCGAGCTGGACAAACTGAGGAAGGAATTAAAAGAGCAGTGGCAGAGGGAGCAGAAGAAAATG attGAAGCTGACAGTGCGGTGCGTAAAGCTCAACTCCTTCACACGCAGCGTAGGGAGGAGTACGAGAAGGCTCGCGGTTCTCACGGTCGAACGGGAGATGAGCAAACACACGCAGGAGGGAGAAcgcaggagaggaagaggaagatggAGGAAGAGGCTCTGCAGAAG GCTGAAGACGCTCAGGAACACTACAGAGTGTGTGTTGCTGACGCTGAAGCCAAAAAAGTCGATCTGACCAAAACAAAGAGTGAAATCCTCACTCAGCTCCGAGAGCTCATCTTCCAGTGTGACCTCACCCTCAAAGCT gtgacaGTGAACTGGTTCCAGATGCTGTATAATCAGGTGGTGTCGGTTCCTGTACAGTACCAGACGCTGTGTGATCAGGTGAAGCAGTATGAACCCGGACAATGTTACTCAGAGTTTGTACACAGTTTACCTAAAGAGCGCGTGTGGCTGGAGGCGCTGTCTCACGGGCATGCGGGAGCGTCCAGGACAGG CATGCCCTTCCATAAGAGATCACTGAGCAGTACACACTCCTCTCAGGGGAACCTGTCTCAGCTCTCTGCCGATGAAGTGAACAGTCCTGTTCATAAACGCGTCAGCAAGATGGACGAACCACCATCCAACAGTGGCTCAGCCGACATCCacg gtctgaAGGGAGGGATGTGCAGTGATTCAGAAAGCGTAGGAGGAAGCAGTGAGTCTCGGTCTGTGGATTCTCCCACTGCCAGTCCAg gggatTTTAAGCGGAGACTTCCCAGAACTCCATCCACAGGCACCATGTCATCTGCTGATGATTTAGACGAAAGAGAACTTCCTTCACCTTCAGACaacg gtgtgagtgagatgGTGACACAGACAGCGAATTCTCCCGGTCCTTTCAGAAACACTCAGATGTCCAAAgcggctcacacacacaaactgaggAAACTGCGCGCTCCGTCTAAGTGCAGGGAGTGTGACAGCCTGGTGGTGTTCCATGGAGCCGAGTGTGAGGAG tGTTCTTTAGCGTGTCATAAGAAGTGTCTGGAGACCTTGGCGATTCAGTGTGGCCATAAGAAGCTGCAGGGGAGGCTGCACTTATTCGGCATTGATTTCTCTCAGGTGTCTAAGAACAGCGCAGATGGAATTCCCTTCATCATCAGGAAGTGCACTTCAGAGATCGAGAGTCGCGCCCTGAACATCAAG GGAATTTATCGTTTAAATGGAGCAAAGTCTCGAGTGGAGAAACTCTGTCAGGCGTTTGAGAACGGAAAAGACCTGGTGGAGCTGTCAGAGCTGTATCCACACGACATCAGCAACGTGCTCAAACTGTACCTGAGACAG ctaccCGAGCCATTGATCCTGTACAGGTATTATAATGAGATTGTTGGTCTGGCTAAAGAAGCTAAGAGCATAACAGcggacaacacacacacacctcaactcAGCGTCGAGCTCAACCGAGTCATCCTCAAAATACGAGACCTGCTGAGACACCTTCCTCCTGCACACTACAGAACCCTGCACTTCCTCATCACTCACCTGCACAG agTGTCCGAGCATGCGGAGGAGAATAAAATGGACGTGAGGAATCTGGGGATTATCTTCGGCCCGACGCTGATTAAACCTCGGCGGTTGGATGCGGACGTGTCCCTGTCCTCCCTGGTGGACTACCCCTACCAGGCTCTGATGGTGGAGCTGCTCATTCAACACCATCTGAAGATTTTTGACGTCcagttaagccccgcccactccaCCAACCCTCCACTCAGCCGCTGCTCACAGTCTCTCCTGGACATCAAAGAG AGCTCTAAAGCCCATAAGAGATACTCGTCTGTTCTTCCCTCATCACACCGAGTGGATGAAGTGAAGGAAGTGCACTTAGCAAGTGGACATGAGGGGAAAGAGGACACAGCCG ctgacaGTACAGATGGTGTAAGCGGTGTTGGATCGTTGCTAGCTGTCAGTCGCCTCAGTACAAATGCAAATGTCTCCCTGGTGAAGCTCCGCCCACCACGAACCCACTACCTGTCCCGCCCCGTGAGTTTACCCGTGGACCGCCTGCTTAACGAACGCAACATGGCTGAGCGAGAGAACTTGGGCGGGGCCATCCCAGAGAAACCGGAGGCAGAGAAAGCGGAGAGCCGCACCTACCGCACCCCCttcgtccacacacacaccctgagaCGCACCTGGGACAAACAGTACCGCCATTATGATGTCACGCCTCGCACTGCCATGATCGTTGCCAACCTCCCGCCCTCAGGGGCAGTGGGCGGAGCCAAAACCGAAACTGCCAAACCGGACACAACCAAACCGGACGGCTCCAAAACAGCCACTGCAGAAGCACGGAGCGGCGCTTTATCTCAGAACAGTTCATACGCCTCTACCATGCGTCCATTCCGGCGAGACAGTAGCATGAGCGATAAGGACGTTCCAATCACATTCAGATCAACGCGGACACTCCGGCCTCCACCCGGAACTTTCTACAGGCCTCCACACCTCCATGTTAAAACTCCAGACACGGAAAAGAACGCTAACGTTTCCCCGAACACCACCGTAACCACACTGTCCGTCACTATAGCTGCACCGCTAGCCACGCTAAATGTGTGTCCAACCTCAGCTGCACTGTCAGTCACGCCCACATCACCGtcaacaggaagtgacacgAGTGCTAAAGAGGAAGTGCAGACGGAGTCCCAGTCGGACGATGTGAATGAGAATAAATCTGTGTATCAGAGACTAAGAGAGAGCCAGCACTCACACCGAGAGGCACGCTTTGTAtaa